In Micromonospora sp. WMMD980, the following are encoded in one genomic region:
- a CDS encoding SprT-like domain-containing protein codes for MTTTYGTREEWLTAAVEAMRPLFAEVGETIPTVRVSVGWPGGKGKKNATIGQCWPTGLAGDKVAQIFISPVLDKPADILATLAHELVHAVDDCANQHKGRFVKIAKAIGLTGKMTATVAGDELAGRLAAIAKTLGDFPHGRLSLVSGSEKKQSTRMIKCECGDCGYTARTTRKWLDEYGAPICPCNKEPMGVA; via the coding sequence ATGACGACGACCTACGGCACCCGCGAGGAATGGCTGACCGCAGCCGTCGAGGCCATGCGCCCGCTCTTCGCGGAGGTGGGCGAGACGATCCCGACCGTGCGCGTGTCGGTCGGCTGGCCCGGCGGCAAGGGCAAGAAGAACGCCACGATCGGGCAGTGCTGGCCGACCGGCCTCGCCGGTGACAAGGTCGCGCAGATTTTCATCTCGCCCGTGCTGGACAAGCCGGCCGACATCCTCGCGACGCTCGCGCATGAGCTGGTGCACGCAGTGGACGACTGCGCGAACCAGCACAAGGGCCGCTTCGTGAAGATCGCGAAGGCCATCGGCCTCACGGGCAAGATGACCGCCACCGTCGCGGGTGACGAGCTGGCCGGGCGGCTGGCCGCGATCGCGAAGACCCTAGGCGACTTCCCGCATGGCCGGCTGAGCCTGGTCAGCGGCAGCGAGAAGAAGCAGTCAACCCGGATGATCAAGTGCGAGTGCGGTGACTGCGGCTACACCGCGCGGACAACCCGGAAATGGCTCGACGAGTACGGAGCCCCGATCTGCCCCTGCAACAAAGAGCCGATGGGCGTCGCGTGA
- a CDS encoding phospholipase D-like domain-containing protein: MTLRDWFLTAQERANPRSELPVWTDGNLVEPLIHGAAYFDRLVSEVEALRAGDHLFFTDWRGDPDELMRPDGPTVVQLFARAAQRGVIVKGLIWRSHLDPLSYSEAENRDLSETLRAAGGEVLLDQRVRRGGSHHQKLVVLRRPDDPSRDVAFAGGIDLCHSRRDDATHAGDPQAVGMSPRYGPTPPWHDVQLALRGPVVGALDTTFRERWTDPMPLDSENPFAYLRDRMRDSDLTPDPLPAQPADPPPLGPHHVQVLRTYPAVRPRYSFAPDGERTVARGYTKAVRRARRLIYLEDQYLWSTEVAELFAQALREHPELHLVAVVPRHPDVDGRLALPPNMVGREQALSLCQRAAPARVHVFDVENHEGNPVYVHAKVCVVDDVWTSVGSDNFNRRSWTHDSELSCAVLDDTRDERAPVDPAGLGDGARVFARDLRLRLWREHLDRDPDGAQDDDLLDPADAVAAIDAAAEALDRWHAGGRVGPRPPGRLRPHRPERLPWRTRVWALPAYRLVYDPDGRPLRARRAGTW; the protein is encoded by the coding sequence GTGACCTTGCGGGACTGGTTTCTCACCGCACAGGAACGCGCCAACCCGAGGTCCGAGTTACCCGTCTGGACCGATGGAAACCTCGTCGAGCCGCTCATTCACGGCGCCGCGTACTTCGACCGGCTGGTCAGCGAGGTGGAGGCACTGCGCGCCGGTGACCACCTGTTCTTCACCGACTGGCGCGGCGACCCGGACGAGCTGATGCGTCCGGACGGGCCGACCGTGGTCCAACTCTTCGCCCGGGCCGCCCAGCGCGGGGTGATCGTCAAGGGGCTGATCTGGCGCTCCCACCTCGACCCCCTCTCCTACAGCGAGGCGGAGAACCGCGACCTCAGCGAGACGCTCCGCGCGGCCGGCGGTGAGGTGCTGCTCGACCAGCGGGTCCGGCGCGGCGGCTCGCACCACCAGAAGCTGGTGGTGCTGCGCCGCCCCGACGACCCGAGCCGGGACGTCGCGTTCGCCGGCGGCATCGACCTGTGCCACAGCCGCCGGGACGACGCCACGCACGCCGGCGACCCGCAGGCGGTGGGCATGTCCCCCCGGTACGGCCCGACCCCACCCTGGCACGACGTGCAGCTCGCGCTGCGCGGCCCGGTGGTCGGCGCGCTCGACACCACGTTCCGCGAGCGGTGGACCGACCCGATGCCGCTGGACTCGGAGAACCCGTTCGCCTACCTGCGGGACCGGATGCGCGACTCGGACCTCACCCCGGACCCGCTGCCCGCGCAGCCGGCCGACCCGCCGCCGCTCGGCCCGCACCACGTGCAGGTGCTGCGCACCTACCCGGCGGTCCGCCCGCGCTACTCGTTCGCCCCGGACGGCGAGCGCACCGTGGCCCGCGGCTACACCAAGGCGGTCCGCCGGGCCCGGCGGCTGATCTACCTGGAGGACCAGTACCTCTGGTCCACCGAGGTGGCCGAGCTGTTCGCCCAGGCCCTGCGCGAGCATCCGGAACTGCACCTGGTGGCCGTGGTGCCCCGGCATCCCGACGTAGACGGCCGGCTGGCGCTGCCGCCGAACATGGTGGGCCGCGAGCAGGCGCTGTCACTGTGCCAACGGGCCGCTCCGGCACGGGTGCACGTCTTCGACGTGGAGAACCACGAGGGAAACCCGGTCTACGTGCATGCCAAGGTCTGCGTGGTGGACGACGTCTGGACCAGCGTGGGCAGCGACAACTTCAACCGCCGCTCCTGGACCCACGACAGCGAGCTGTCCTGCGCCGTGCTCGACGACACCCGCGACGAGCGGGCGCCCGTCGACCCGGCCGGGCTGGGCGACGGCGCCCGCGTCTTCGCCCGCGACCTGCGACTGCGGCTGTGGCGCGAGCACCTGGACCGCGATCCGGACGGCGCGCAGGACGACGACCTGCTGGACCCGGCGGACGCGGTGGCGGCGATCGACGCGGCGGCCGAGGCACTCGACCGCTGGCACGCCGGCGGTCGCGTCGGACCCCGTCCGCCCGGCCGGTTGCGGCCGCACCGCCCCGAACGACTGCCCTGGCGTACGCGGGTCTGGGCACTGCCGGCGTACCGGCTCGTCTACGACCCGGACGGCAGGCCGCTGCGGGCCCGGCGCGCCGGCACCTGGTGA
- a CDS encoding SigB/SigF/SigG family RNA polymerase sigma factor has protein sequence MTAHTMSAPATTRPAGSAKLDSRTGSAAALLDAMAALPAHHPSRAALRDRAIEAWLPLANHLAHRYSGRGEPNDDLTQTAAIGLIKAIDKFDPSRGVDFAGYAIPTIIGELKRHFRDRTWDIRVPRRLQELRLAISDANSTLLQTLGRSPTVADIAAHLKVTEEEVLEGLEGARAYNAVSLSTPTGDGERATELGDLLGGEDGEFELAEMRVALGPALATLDRREQKILTLRFYGNLTQSQIAEQIGVSQMHVSRLLARALTKLRGQLDGTY, from the coding sequence ATGACCGCCCACACGATGAGCGCCCCGGCGACAACCAGACCGGCCGGCTCCGCGAAGCTCGACAGCCGCACCGGCAGCGCCGCCGCCCTGCTCGACGCGATGGCGGCGCTGCCGGCGCACCACCCCTCGCGGGCCGCCCTGCGCGACCGCGCCATCGAGGCGTGGCTGCCGCTGGCCAACCACCTCGCCCACCGCTACAGCGGTCGCGGCGAGCCCAACGACGACCTGACCCAGACCGCCGCGATCGGCCTGATCAAGGCGATCGACAAGTTCGACCCGTCCCGCGGCGTCGACTTCGCCGGCTACGCCATCCCCACCATCATCGGCGAGCTCAAGCGGCACTTCCGCGACCGCACCTGGGACATTCGGGTGCCGCGCCGGCTCCAGGAGCTGCGCCTGGCGATCTCCGACGCCAACAGCACGCTGCTCCAGACGCTCGGTCGCTCGCCCACGGTCGCCGACATCGCCGCCCACCTCAAGGTCACCGAGGAAGAGGTGCTGGAGGGCCTGGAGGGCGCCCGCGCCTACAACGCGGTGTCGCTGTCCACCCCGACCGGGGACGGCGAGCGCGCCACCGAGCTGGGCGACCTGCTCGGCGGCGAGGACGGCGAGTTCGAGCTGGCCGAGATGCGGGTCGCCCTCGGCCCGGCGCTGGCCACGCTCGACCGGCGCGAGCAGAAGATCCTCACGCTGCGCTTCTACGGCAACCTCACCCAGTCGCAGATCGCCGAGCAGATCGGTGTCTCGCAGATGCACGTGTCCCGCCTGCTGGCCCGGGCGCTGACCAAGCTGCGCGGTCAGCTCGACGGCACCTACTAG
- a CDS encoding ATP-dependent helicase C-terminal domain-containing protein, protein MLADVSLDLPVRPVLPTLVAALRQRGVGVLVAPPGTGKTTTAPLAVADAVAGRVVIAQPRRVAARAAAHRMAALLGERVGERIGYAVRGERRGGPRTRVEVVTTGLLVRRLHHDPELPGVGAILLDECHERQLDADLALAFSVEARATLRPDLWLLAMSATPQADRFAALLGGDEPAPIVRAEAALHPVERVWTPPPRPVVPAGAGRVDPALLDHVAATVRRALRERAGDVLVFLPGAGEIAAVAGRLADLRDTVAVLPLHGRLSAAAQDAALAPTGAPAAEAADAGGGSSRAGGTPATSAGTGAAGVSRRVVLATAVAESSLTVPGVRVVVDAGLSRVPRTDLARGLGALVTVPVSRAAATQRAGRAGREAPGTVYRCWSEASHARLAAQPEPEIATADLTGFALELAAWGVPDGTGLALPDPPPTAALTVARETLTTLGAVDADGRVTARGRAIAAVGAHPRLARALLDGASRVGVDRAAEVVAVLAEETLGGAGDDLPARWRRLRAATDPAATGRWRAEVRRLRAALPADGRPRRTADQPELPAGSADGRPQPASGRTGGRPGRDANEAGGRPGPLPDDLAAGLLAGLAYPERLARVRRADGSAYLMAGGTEAELAAGSGLAGSTWLAVAVADRSPGAPAARVRLAAPIDEATAREAGAALLRDGREVAWSGGDVVAREVVRLGAVVLLDRPLAAPGPELVAAAVLDGLRQEGPGLLRWTPEATALRRRLAFCRQALGGDWPDVSDAALLDAAPVWLGPELARARRRADLARVDVAAALRRLLDWRQVARLDELAPERLPVPSGSRVRVDYTDPAAPVLAVKLQETFGWRDVPRIADGRVPVLLHLLSPAGRPVAVTADLVSFWRGGYPQVRAELRGRYPRHPWPEDPTTAEPTRRASPRRR, encoded by the coding sequence GTGCTCGCTGACGTGTCCCTCGACCTGCCGGTCCGGCCGGTGCTGCCCACGCTGGTCGCCGCGCTGCGGCAGCGGGGCGTCGGCGTGCTGGTGGCGCCACCGGGGACCGGCAAGACCACCACCGCGCCGCTCGCGGTCGCGGACGCGGTCGCCGGGCGGGTGGTGATCGCCCAGCCCCGGCGGGTGGCCGCCCGCGCCGCCGCGCACCGGATGGCCGCCCTGCTCGGCGAGCGGGTCGGTGAACGGATCGGCTACGCGGTACGCGGCGAGCGCCGCGGCGGACCGCGTACCCGGGTCGAGGTGGTCACCACCGGTCTGCTGGTACGCCGACTGCACCACGACCCGGAGCTGCCCGGGGTGGGCGCGATCCTGCTCGACGAGTGCCACGAGCGTCAGCTCGACGCCGATCTGGCACTGGCGTTCAGTGTGGAGGCCCGGGCCACCCTGCGTCCCGACCTCTGGCTGCTCGCGATGTCCGCGACCCCGCAGGCGGACCGGTTCGCCGCGCTGCTCGGCGGTGACGAGCCCGCGCCGATCGTGCGGGCCGAGGCCGCCCTGCACCCGGTCGAGCGGGTGTGGACGCCGCCACCGCGTCCGGTCGTCCCGGCGGGTGCGGGCCGGGTGGACCCGGCGCTGCTGGACCACGTGGCCGCCACGGTCCGCCGGGCGCTGCGCGAACGCGCCGGCGACGTGCTGGTCTTCCTGCCCGGTGCCGGTGAGATCGCGGCCGTCGCCGGGCGGCTGGCGGACCTGCGCGACACCGTCGCGGTGCTGCCGCTGCACGGTCGACTCTCCGCGGCCGCCCAGGACGCGGCGCTGGCACCGACCGGAGCGCCTGCCGCCGAAGCCGCTGACGCGGGAGGCGGAAGCTCCCGAGCCGGCGGAACGCCAGCGACCAGCGCCGGAACCGGCGCCGCCGGGGTCTCGCGGCGGGTCGTGCTGGCCACCGCCGTGGCGGAGAGCAGCCTGACCGTGCCCGGGGTACGGGTGGTGGTGGACGCCGGACTCAGCCGGGTGCCGCGTACCGACCTGGCCCGCGGGCTGGGCGCGCTGGTCACCGTGCCGGTGTCCCGGGCCGCGGCGACCCAGCGGGCCGGCCGGGCCGGGCGGGAGGCGCCGGGCACGGTGTACCGCTGCTGGTCGGAGGCGTCACACGCCCGGCTCGCCGCGCAGCCCGAGCCGGAGATCGCCACCGCCGACCTGACCGGGTTCGCGCTGGAGTTGGCCGCCTGGGGCGTGCCCGACGGCACCGGCCTGGCCCTGCCCGACCCGCCGCCCACGGCCGCGCTGACCGTCGCCCGGGAGACGCTGACCACGCTCGGCGCGGTCGATGCCGACGGCCGGGTCACCGCGCGGGGCCGCGCGATCGCGGCGGTCGGTGCCCATCCCCGGCTGGCCCGGGCGCTTCTCGACGGCGCGTCGCGGGTGGGCGTCGACCGGGCCGCCGAGGTGGTGGCGGTGCTCGCCGAGGAGACGCTGGGCGGCGCCGGGGACGACCTGCCGGCCCGGTGGCGGCGGCTGCGCGCCGCCACCGACCCGGCCGCCACCGGGCGCTGGCGTGCCGAGGTACGCCGCCTGCGCGCGGCTCTGCCGGCCGACGGCCGACCGCGACGGACCGCCGACCAGCCGGAGCTGCCCGCCGGGTCAGCCGACGGCCGACCGCAGCCGGCCTCCGGGAGGACCGGCGGCCGACCCGGGCGAGATGCGAACGAGGCCGGCGGCCGGCCGGGGCCGCTGCCCGACGATCTGGCCGCGGGGCTGCTGGCCGGGTTGGCGTACCCGGAGCGGCTGGCCCGGGTGCGGCGGGCCGACGGGTCCGCGTACCTCATGGCGGGCGGGACCGAGGCGGAGCTGGCGGCCGGGTCGGGGCTGGCCGGGTCGACGTGGCTGGCCGTCGCGGTGGCCGACCGCTCCCCCGGCGCGCCCGCCGCCCGGGTGCGGCTGGCCGCGCCGATCGACGAGGCCACCGCCCGCGAGGCCGGCGCGGCGCTGCTGCGCGACGGGCGGGAGGTCGCCTGGTCCGGTGGGGACGTGGTGGCCCGGGAGGTGGTCCGGCTGGGCGCCGTCGTGCTGCTCGACCGGCCGCTCGCCGCGCCCGGCCCGGAGCTGGTCGCCGCGGCGGTGCTCGACGGGCTGCGGCAGGAGGGGCCGGGGCTGCTGCGGTGGACCCCGGAGGCGACCGCGCTGCGCCGCCGGCTGGCCTTCTGCCGGCAGGCGCTCGGCGGCGACTGGCCGGACGTGTCCGACGCGGCGCTGCTCGACGCCGCGCCGGTCTGGCTCGGGCCGGAGCTGGCCCGGGCCCGCCGCCGGGCCGACCTGGCCCGGGTGGACGTGGCCGCGGCGTTGCGCCGGCTGCTCGACTGGCGGCAGGTGGCCCGGCTCGACGAGCTGGCGCCGGAGCGGCTGCCGGTGCCGAGCGGCTCACGGGTCCGGGTGGACTACACCGACCCGGCGGCGCCGGTGCTCGCGGTGAAGCTCCAGGAGACGTTCGGCTGGCGGGACGTGCCCCGGATCGCCGACGGGCGGGTGCCGGTGCTGCTGCACCTGCTCTCCCCCGCCGGCCGGCCGGTGGCGGTCACCGCCGACCTGGTGTCGTTCTGGCGCGGCGGCTATCCCCAGGTGCGGGCGGAGCTGCGCGGGCGCTACCCGCGGCACCCGTGGCCGGAGGACCCGACCACGGCCGAGCCGACCCGCCGGGCCAGCCCGCGCCGGCGCTGA
- a CDS encoding protein phosphatase 2C domain-containing protein, which translates to MTLKLRSAGASDRGLIRSGNQDAQHAGPWLVAVADGMGGMAAGDLASRIAIDAIAPLDVETPEDALVAALQGAIERATVGIRQAVEEDPERQGMGTTLTALLFARTGSCLALAHVGDSRAYLFREGVLKQVTRDDTFVQMLVDQGLITPDQASSHPRRAVVTQALQGDQVSPAYATMVPRAGDRWLLCSDGLSNVVRADTLTEVLGERLERDACAARLIDLALRAGGPDNITVVVADVVEE; encoded by the coding sequence ATGACCCTGAAGCTTCGTTCCGCCGGAGCGAGCGACCGTGGGCTGATCCGCAGCGGCAACCAGGACGCCCAGCACGCCGGTCCCTGGCTGGTCGCGGTCGCCGACGGCATGGGCGGCATGGCGGCGGGCGACCTGGCCAGCCGCATCGCGATCGACGCGATCGCCCCGCTGGACGTGGAGACGCCGGAGGACGCATTGGTCGCCGCGTTGCAGGGCGCCATCGAGCGGGCCACCGTGGGGATCCGCCAGGCGGTCGAGGAGGACCCGGAGCGCCAGGGCATGGGCACCACGCTGACCGCGCTGCTGTTCGCCCGCACCGGCAGCTGCCTGGCGCTGGCGCACGTCGGCGACTCCCGGGCCTACCTGTTCCGCGAGGGCGTGCTCAAGCAGGTCACCCGCGACGACACGTTCGTGCAGATGCTCGTCGACCAGGGCCTGATCACCCCCGACCAGGCGAGCAGCCACCCCCGCCGCGCGGTGGTGACCCAGGCGTTGCAGGGCGACCAGGTCTCCCCGGCGTACGCGACAATGGTGCCCCGCGCCGGCGACCGCTGGCTGCTGTGCAGCGACGGCCTCTCCAACGTGGTCCGCGCCGACACCCTCACCGAGGTCCTCGGGGAGCGCCTGGAACGGGACGCCTGCGCGGCCCGGCTCATCGACCTCGCGCTGCGGGCCGGCGGCCCGGACAACATCACCGTGGTCGTCGCCGACGTCGTGGAGGAGTGA
- a CDS encoding glycoside hydrolase family 9 protein codes for MTRSRRRLVALTAAAALALTGATAGPALAEVPPDAPEQLRNGDFSAGVSPWFSYGTGELAVADGRLCTTVAAGTANPWDAGIGQDAVPLISGAEYELSFDVSATPGAALKAVLQLGSAPYTTYASVDATATATAKHVSATFTAPADNAGAQLIFQVGGSAQAQTFCLDNVSLRGGEAAPPYEPDTGPRVRVNQVGYLPGGPKHATVVTDATEALRWQLKSAAGAVVASGESTPRGVDDASAQNVQTVDFSAYRTPGTGYTLTVDGETSHPFDISGTLYDRLRADSLQFFYAQRSGIAIDGDLIGDEYARPAGHLDVAPNKGDTDVPCQPGVCDYKLDVRGGWYDAGDHGKYVVNGGIATYQLLNAFERTKTAETADGGAALGDATLRVPERGNAVPDVLDEARWELDFLMRMQVPAGKPLAGMVHHKIHDQNWTGLPLAPQDDPQPRELHPPSTAATLNLAAVAAQCARLFAPYDAAYAARCGTAAKTAYAAAKAHPAIYASASDGTGGGAYDDTNVTDEFYWAAVELWLTTGDKAYLADVTGSPLHTADVFAANGAFGWQSVAALGRLDLATVPNTLPAAEKTRIRASVTAAADRYLATVADQAYGLAMPGTADAYVWGSNSNLVNNAIVLATAFDLSRDAKYRDGAVQSADYLFGRNALNMSYVTGWGEQNAHNQHSRIFGNQLDPALPNPPAGSLAGGPNAALQDPYAANLLAGCAPMFCYVDNINSYATNEVAINWNSALAWLASFLADQGDSAAVPAPTCAVSYATHGSWPTGFTTQVTVRNTGTKAVDGWSLRWAFLADQRVSHAWSAEVSQVGATVTAKNLPWNAKLAPGASTTFGLNGTGSTAPNPDPTLITLNGRACTVS; via the coding sequence GTGACCCGATCCCGTCGTCGGCTGGTCGCGCTCACCGCGGCCGCCGCGTTGGCCCTCACCGGCGCCACCGCCGGTCCGGCCCTTGCCGAAGTACCCCCGGACGCCCCCGAGCAACTGCGCAACGGCGACTTCAGCGCCGGCGTCTCCCCCTGGTTCTCCTACGGCACCGGCGAGCTGGCGGTCGCCGACGGCCGGCTCTGCACCACGGTCGCCGCCGGCACCGCCAACCCGTGGGACGCCGGCATCGGCCAGGACGCGGTGCCGCTGATCTCCGGCGCCGAGTACGAGCTGTCCTTCGACGTCTCCGCCACCCCCGGCGCGGCGCTCAAGGCGGTGCTCCAGCTCGGCAGCGCCCCCTACACGACGTACGCGAGCGTCGACGCCACCGCGACCGCCACCGCCAAGCACGTCAGCGCCACGTTCACCGCGCCGGCCGACAACGCCGGTGCCCAGCTGATCTTCCAGGTCGGCGGCAGCGCCCAGGCGCAGACGTTCTGCCTCGACAACGTGTCGCTGCGCGGCGGCGAGGCGGCCCCGCCCTACGAGCCGGACACCGGCCCGCGGGTCCGGGTCAACCAGGTCGGCTACCTGCCCGGCGGGCCGAAGCACGCCACCGTGGTCACCGACGCCACCGAGGCGCTGCGCTGGCAACTGAAGTCCGCCGCCGGAGCCGTGGTCGCCAGCGGTGAGAGCACGCCGCGCGGGGTGGACGACGCCTCCGCGCAGAACGTGCAGACCGTCGACTTCTCCGCCTACCGCACGCCCGGCACCGGCTACACGCTGACCGTCGACGGCGAGACCAGCCACCCGTTCGACATCTCCGGCACGCTCTACGACCGGCTGCGCGCCGACTCGCTCCAGTTCTTCTACGCCCAGCGCAGCGGCATCGCCATCGACGGCGACCTGATCGGCGACGAGTACGCCCGCCCCGCCGGCCACCTCGACGTCGCCCCCAACAAGGGCGACACCGACGTGCCCTGCCAGCCCGGCGTCTGCGACTACAAGCTGGACGTGCGCGGCGGCTGGTACGACGCCGGCGACCACGGCAAGTACGTGGTCAACGGCGGCATCGCCACCTACCAGCTGCTCAACGCGTTCGAGCGGACCAAGACCGCGGAGACCGCCGACGGCGGCGCGGCCCTCGGCGACGCCACGCTGCGGGTGCCCGAGCGCGGCAACGCCGTCCCGGACGTCCTCGACGAGGCCCGCTGGGAACTGGACTTCCTGATGCGGATGCAGGTGCCGGCCGGCAAGCCGCTCGCCGGGATGGTCCACCACAAGATCCACGACCAGAACTGGACCGGCCTGCCACTCGCCCCGCAGGACGACCCGCAGCCGCGCGAGCTGCACCCGCCGTCCACCGCCGCCACGCTCAACCTGGCCGCCGTCGCCGCCCAGTGCGCGCGGCTGTTCGCCCCCTACGACGCCGCCTACGCGGCCCGCTGCGGCACGGCCGCGAAGACCGCGTACGCGGCGGCCAAGGCGCACCCGGCGATCTACGCCTCGGCCAGCGACGGCACCGGCGGCGGCGCCTACGACGACACCAACGTCACCGACGAGTTCTACTGGGCCGCGGTCGAGCTGTGGCTGACCACCGGTGACAAGGCGTACCTGGCCGACGTCACCGGCTCGCCGCTGCACACCGCCGACGTGTTCGCCGCGAACGGCGCGTTCGGCTGGCAGAGCGTGGCCGCGCTGGGCCGCCTCGACCTGGCCACCGTGCCGAACACGTTGCCGGCCGCGGAGAAGACCCGGATCCGCGCCTCGGTCACCGCCGCCGCGGACCGCTACCTGGCCACGGTCGCCGACCAGGCGTACGGGCTGGCGATGCCGGGCACCGCCGACGCGTACGTCTGGGGCAGCAACAGCAACCTGGTGAACAACGCGATCGTGCTGGCCACCGCGTTCGACCTGAGCCGGGACGCGAAGTACCGCGACGGCGCGGTGCAGAGCGCCGACTACCTGTTCGGTCGCAACGCGCTCAACATGTCGTACGTGACCGGCTGGGGCGAGCAGAACGCGCACAACCAGCACAGCCGGATCTTCGGCAACCAGTTGGACCCGGCCCTGCCGAACCCGCCGGCCGGCTCGCTCGCCGGCGGCCCGAACGCCGCCCTCCAGGACCCGTACGCCGCGAACCTGCTCGCCGGCTGCGCGCCGATGTTCTGCTACGTCGACAACATCAACTCGTACGCGACCAACGAGGTGGCGATCAACTGGAACTCGGCGCTGGCCTGGCTCGCCTCGTTCCTGGCCGACCAGGGTGACTCGGCGGCCGTGCCGGCGCCCACCTGCGCGGTCTCGTACGCCACCCACGGGAGTTGGCCGACCGGCTTCACCACCCAGGTGACGGTGCGCAACACCGGCACGAAGGCGGTTGACGGGTGGAGCCTGCGGTGGGCGTTCCTCGCCGACCAGAGGGTGAGCCACGCCTGGTCGGCGGAGGTCAGCCAGGTCGGCGCGACGGTGACCGCGAAGAACCTGCCGTGGAACGCGAAGCTCGCTCCCGGCGCGTCCACCACGTTCGGCCTGAACGGCACCGGCTCCACCGCCCCCAACCCCGACCCCACCCTGATCACCCTGAACGGCAGGGCCTGCACCGTCTCCTGA
- a CDS encoding multidrug efflux SMR transporter codes for MAYLLLALAITAEVIGTSLLKASDGFTRLWPTVGLVACYLAAFGLLALVVRDVPVGVAYAIWSGLGTAAIMAVGAAFLGEPLSVTKVVGAALVIAGVVVLNLGGAH; via the coding sequence ATGGCGTACCTGCTCCTGGCCCTCGCGATCACGGCCGAGGTGATCGGCACCAGCCTGCTCAAGGCGAGCGACGGCTTCACCCGGCTCTGGCCGACGGTCGGCCTGGTGGCGTGTTACCTGGCCGCATTCGGGCTGCTCGCGCTCGTGGTTCGGGACGTCCCGGTCGGCGTGGCGTACGCGATCTGGTCCGGGCTGGGCACCGCCGCGATCATGGCGGTCGGCGCGGCGTTCCTGGGCGAGCCGCTGAGCGTGACCAAGGTGGTCGGCGCCGCCCTGGTCATCGCCGGCGTGGTGGTACTCAACCTGGGCGGCGCCCACTGA
- a CDS encoding MFS transporter, translating into MRGVPPPGPLRTLALATLANTVGTGLWLAGGALYLTRDVGLSATSVGTGLTVAGLVGLTASVPLGGLADRWDPRTLRAALQVGQALAAAAYLLVDSLAVFLVVAVPEALLAAGNLAVRAALVAAVGGPTGRVHAFATLRAVANLGISAGTALAGFALAVDTHRAYQVLVVGNAATYLLSAALLLRLPAQVPGGAPRHAAEPASRRAAGVAKRGGPLRDGWFLAASGASAVLGTHVTVLVLVVPLWTVGRAGAPPPVVSAVLLTNTVLTVLLAVRLSRGADTAAPAAAKLRRAGLVLAAACPLYAVTAGLPVLPAVALLLVATAVWTVGDLWHGAAGAGLAYDLAPPGAIGAYQGADGLLAGLAQALGRGLLTLLVLGGGGTGWLVLGGLFAVVGLAAPALARRAVASRPAPVPVARPAGVAAGTPPVGDV; encoded by the coding sequence ATGAGGGGTGTGCCGCCGCCCGGCCCGCTGCGCACCCTGGCGCTCGCCACCCTGGCCAACACCGTCGGCACCGGGCTCTGGCTGGCCGGCGGCGCGCTCTACCTGACCCGGGACGTCGGCCTCTCCGCCACTTCGGTGGGCACCGGGCTGACCGTCGCCGGCCTGGTCGGACTGACCGCCAGCGTGCCGCTGGGTGGGCTGGCCGACCGGTGGGACCCTCGTACGCTGCGCGCCGCCCTCCAGGTGGGCCAGGCGCTCGCCGCGGCGGCGTACCTGCTCGTCGACTCGCTCGCGGTGTTCCTGGTGGTGGCGGTGCCGGAGGCGCTGCTGGCCGCCGGCAACCTGGCGGTACGGGCGGCGCTGGTCGCCGCGGTCGGCGGCCCGACCGGCCGGGTGCACGCGTTCGCCACCCTGCGCGCGGTGGCCAACCTGGGCATCAGCGCCGGCACCGCGCTGGCCGGGTTCGCGCTGGCGGTGGACACCCATCGGGCGTACCAGGTGCTCGTGGTCGGCAACGCGGCCACCTATCTGCTCTCGGCGGCGCTGCTGCTGCGACTACCGGCGCAGGTGCCCGGCGGCGCGCCACGACACGCCGCCGAGCCCGCCTCGCGGCGCGCGGCCGGCGTGGCAAAACGCGGCGGGCCGCTGCGGGACGGCTGGTTCCTCGCGGCGAGCGGCGCGTCGGCGGTGCTCGGCACGCACGTGACCGTGCTCGTGCTGGTGGTGCCGCTGTGGACGGTCGGTCGCGCCGGGGCGCCGCCGCCGGTGGTGTCCGCGGTGCTGCTCACCAACACGGTGCTCACCGTGCTGCTGGCGGTGCGGCTGAGCCGGGGCGCGGACACCGCCGCGCCGGCCGCGGCGAAGCTGCGCCGCGCCGGGCTGGTGCTGGCTGCCGCGTGCCCGCTGTACGCGGTGACCGCCGGTCTGCCGGTGCTTCCGGCGGTGGCGCTGCTGCTGGTGGCGACGGCGGTGTGGACGGTGGGCGACCTGTGGCACGGCGCGGCCGGCGCGGGCCTCGCCTACGACCTGGCCCCGCCGGGGGCGATCGGGGCCTACCAGGGCGCGGACGGGCTGCTCGCCGGGCTGGCGCAGGCGCTCGGCCGAGGGCTGCTCACGCTGCTGGTGCTGGGCGGGGGCGGGACGGGCTGGCTGGTGCTCGGCGGGTTGTTCGCCGTCGTCGGGCTGGCCGCCCCGGCGCTGGCTCGTCGGGCGGTGGCGAGCCGGCCGGCGCCGGTCCCCGTCGCGCGTCCGGCCGGCGTCGCGGCCGGCACCCCGCCGGTCGGGGACGTGTAG